Proteins encoded by one window of Polyodon spathula isolate WHYD16114869_AA chromosome 16, ASM1765450v1, whole genome shotgun sequence:
- the LOC121328578 gene encoding taste receptor type 1 member 1-like: protein MTVSSVLLFTHLCAVTLAYSEPSCTETLGSQFEFQQDGDYLIAGLFPVHESLSITTTVPELPDCNTEHFNKRGYHLMQAMRFALEEINNATSALLPGVKLGYEAYDICSETANLLAAFNIVSKQNVEHQDELQLRTEMHYDPNTIAVIGPDSSTYALTTASIMGYYLMPQISYEASNELLSNKRLYPSFFRTIPTDRYQVRAMLQLLSEFQWTWIALLGSDDDYGTQGMQGLSELALKYGICIAYQAIIPSYNKDTRAQMLKVIKGIVQTNVKVVVIFSSNRKASGFFSMVIEQNITDKVWIGSENWSISTSVSKLPKIKSIGSVMGISLKAAKMPGFAEFEARSIESESSKANEEQVCRNETFSEILACCQVCDQCRLLNSTDMPSLLEPFDIQSSFNVYTAVYAVAHALHQLLGCTSGECQKKQVNPWQLLQQMKQVNITIHDAPLYFDNNGDPPTGYDIIAWDWAGDSVSYKVIGSYSPNPERLLINRDLINWNAKDNKTVPTSVCSAECQKGYRRVLTGTHVCCFNCEACPAGTYVNINDVLNCKPCEIHQWSLPESDTCLNRTVEYLPWNDITSVVLLIISVITLLLTVATAGLFLLNLNTPVVKSAGGKTCLLMLSSLACASCSVYGHFGVPTAVGCAFLRELFSLCFTVCLSCVAVRSFQIVFIFKMSAKLPKAYEFWTKNNGPQIFILVSSAIGFLISLLRIVLDRPIPIKNYSISPDKIVLDCSGTQSAGSAMETGYVGLLSFLCFAFSYMGKDLPANYNEAKCVTFSLLIYLVSWLGFYTTYAVYKGKYTPAFNTVAVLASVLGILGGYFMPKCYIILMKPKLNTAAHFQNCIQMYTTKKSDL, encoded by the exons ATGACTGTTTCTTCTGTTCTCTTATTCACACACTTGTGTGCTGTGACTTTGGCTTACTCTGAACCCAGCTGCACAGAAACACTCGGATCCCAGTTTGAGTTCCAGCAGGACGGTGATTATTTGATTGCTGGATTATTCCCCGTTCATGAGTCACTTAGTATAACCACAACAGTACCTGAACTGCCGGACTGCAATAC TGAACATTTCAACAAACGTGGTTATCATCTGATGCAAGCCATGCGATTTGCCTTGGAAGAAATAAACAATGCGACCAGCGCTCTGCTGCCCGGTGTTAAATTGGGATACGAAGCATACGATATCTGTTCAGAGACGGCTAATCTCCTAGCAGCATTCAACATCGTGTCCAAGCAGAACGTTGAGCACCAAGATGAACTTCAGCTAAGAACTGAGATGCACTATGACCCCAACACTATAGCTGTGATCGGGCCAGACAGCAGTACCTATGCTCTCACCACAGCGAGCATAATGGGATATTACCTGATGCCACAG ATCAGCTATGAGGCTTCCAATGAATTGCTGAGCAACAAACGATTATACCCGTCTTTCTTCCGCACTATCCCCACCGATAGGTATCAGGTGAGGGCGATGCTTCAGCTACTGTCAGAGTTTCAGTGGACCTGGATTGCCCTACTGGGAAGTGATGATGACTACGGGACACAGGGGATGCAGGGTCTGTCTGAACTTGCCTTGAAATATGGGATCTGCATAGCTTACCAAGCCATCATACCTTCTTACAACAAAGACACAAGGGCTCAAATGCTAAAGGTGATTAAAGGCATTGTCCAAACCAATGTGAAAGTAGTGGTCATTTTTTCTAGCAATCGCAAAGCCAGTGGTTTTTTCTCAATGGTCATCGAGCAGAACATCACTGACAAAGTGTGGATTGGTTCTGAAAACTGGTCCATATCCACGTCGGTTTCCAAGCTGCCTAAAATCAAAAGCATTGGCAGTGTCATGGGGATATCCCTCAAGGCGGCGAAGATGCCCGGCTTTGCTGAATTCGAAGCTCGGTCAATTGAATCAGAGAGCTCTAAGGCTAACGAGGAACAAGTGTGCCGAAATGAAACTTTCTCCGAGATCCTCGCCTGTTGCCAGGTATGCGACCAGTGCAGGTTGCTGAATTCTACAGACATGCCCTCCCTGCTGGAACCCTTCGATATTCAATCTTCATTTAATGTCTACACTGCTGTGTACGCTGTTGCACACGCACTGCACCAGTTACTAGGCTGCACCTCTGGAGAGTGCCAAAAAAAACAGGTGAACCCCTGGCAG CTCTTGCAACAGATGAAACAGGTTAATATTACCATTCATGACGCACCGTTATATTTTGATAATAACGGAGATCCTCCTACCGGCTATGACATAATTGCGTGGGACTGGGCCGGTGACAGCGTATCATACAAGGTGATCGGATCATACAGCCCCAACCCAGAGAGACTGCTAATCAACAGAGACTTGATTAACTGGAATGCCAAGGACAACAAGACA GTGCCCACCTCTGTCTGCTCTGCGGAATGTCAGAAGGGGTACAGAAGAGTTCTGACTGGAACCCATGTCTGCTGCTTCAACTGTGAGGCTTGTCCTGCAGGAACTTATGTAAATATAAATG ATGTTTTGAATTGCAAGCCTTGTGAGATACATCAGTGGTCTCTGCCAGAGAGTGACACCTGCCTCAACCGAACCGTAGAATACCTCCCATGGAATGACATCACTTCGGTAGTGCTGCTAATCATCTCAGTCATTACACTGCTTCTGACAGTAGCTACGGCAGGCCTTTTCCTGCTAAACCTGAACACCCCAGTGGTCAAATCGGCTGGTGGAAAGACGTGCCTGCTCATGTTGTCCTCCCTGGCGTGTGCGTCCTGCAGCGTGTACGGTCACTTTGGCGTCCCCACAGCCGTGGGTTGCGCATTCCTCCGGgagctgttctccctctgcttcACTGTCTGCCTCTCCTGTGTCGCCGTCAGGTCATTTCAAAtcgtgttcatttttaaaatgtctgccaAGCTGCCGAAGGCTTACGAGTTCTGGACCAAAAATAACGGCCCACAGATATTTATCTTGGTCTCTTCGGCCATTGGGTTCCTTATTTCACTTCTGCGCATTGTCCTGGATCGTCCTATACCAATTAAGAACTATAGCATCTCTCCTGATAAGATTGTGTTGGATTGCAGCGGGACCCAGTCTGCAGGCTCCGCTATGGAGACAGGGTACGTGGGATTGCTCAGCTTCTTGTGTTTTGCATTTAGCTACATGGGGAAAGATTTACCAGCAAACTACAATGAAGCCAAGTGTGTCACGTTCAGCCTGTTAATATACTTAGTCTCTTGGCTTGGTTTCTATACCACCTACGCAGTCTACAAAGGAAAGTATACCCCAGCTTTTAACACCGTAGCTGTACTGGCTAGCGTGTTGGGTATACTCGGGGGTTATTTCATGCCCAAGTGTTATATTATTCTGATGAAACCTAAGCTTAATACTGCAGCGCATTTTCAGAATTGCATTCAGATGTACACTACCAAGAAAAGTGATCTTTAA
- the LOC121328573 gene encoding transcription factor HES-5-like, with the protein MCLLLFCGIRRLAAECGKPNRARDPCIHMQIVRHKYKRRALTRTRNRSARSENSASLPLGPFAQTKMSPCNFDNELCDLKLTNKEKNKLRKPVVEKMRRDRINNSIEQLKTILEKEFQKHEPNSKLDKADVLEMTVSFLKQQLKPEPVAPQADYNEGYSRCLQETMHFVSLCAPQKGERLLTHFYRDRKAATSSSFPASPVTVPAGQTFTKPVVPSPERAVWRPW; encoded by the exons ATGTGTCTCCTATTGTTCTGCGGGATTCGCCGATTGGCTGCTGAGTGTGGGAAACCTAACCGAGCAAGGGACCCATGCATTCACATGCAAATCGTGCGTCATAAATACAAGAGAAGAGCACTCACTCGAACCAGAAACCGCTCAGCGCGCTCTGAGAACTCAGCGTCTTTACCTCTCGGCCCCTTTGCTCAAACAAAAATGTCACCTTGCAATTTCGACAATGAACTCTGTGACCTCAAGCtcaccaataaagaaaaaaacaaa CTAAGAAAACCAGTGGTGGAAAAAATGCGCCGAGACCGCATCAACAACAGCATCGAGCAGCTCAAGACGATCCTGGAGAAAGAGTTCCAGAAACACGAGCCCAACAGCAAGCTGGATAAAGCCGACGTCTTGGAGATGACCGTGAGCTTTCTGAAGCAGCAGCTGAAGCCTGAGCCGGTAGCCCCGCAGGCGGACTACAACGAGGGCTATTCCCGGTGTCTACAGGAGACCATGCACTTCGTGTCCCTCTGCGCGCCTCAGAAAGGGGAGCGGCTGCTGACCCACTTCTACCGAGACAGGAAAGCCGCCACGAGTTCCAGTTTCCCTGCATCTCCGGTGACTGTTCCCGCTGGCCAGACCTTCACCAAGCCAGTCGTCCCCAGCCCCGAGAGAGCAGTGTGGAGACCTTGGTAG
- the LOC121328574 gene encoding transcription factor HES-5-like — MAPINVCNLALSAKDKLKMRKPVVEKMRRDRINVSIEQLKKLLESEFKAHHPSSKLEKADILEMAVGYLRQNSQPASFKIATPQHSYSDGFYQCLEETLRFLSFQDPTKESQFKVLKHFQNTQAGGRDPLSSAAALGSQHDLLKRSSQGDGKVLWRPW; from the exons ATGGCTCCGATCAACGTGTGCAACCTAGCTCTGAGCGCTAAAGACAAACTCAAA ATGAGAAAACCAGTGGTGGAAAAAATGCGCAGGGACCGTATCAACGTCAGCATCGAGCAGCTGAAGAAACTGCTGGAGAGCGAGTTCAAGGCGCACCACCCCAGCTCCAAGCTGGAGAAAGCCGACATCTTAGAAATGGCCGTGGGTTACCTGCGACAGAACAGCCAGCCGGCCTCCTTCAAGATAGCAACCCCGCAGCACAGCTACAGCGACGGCTTCTACCAGTGCTTGGAGGAGACGCTGCGCTTCCTGTCCTTCCAAGACCCGACGAAGGAATCCCAGTTCAAAGTTCTGAAGCACTTCCAGAACACCCAGGCGGGCGGGCGGGATCCGCTCAGCTCTGCAGCTGCACTGGGCTCCCAGCACGACCTTCTCAAACGCTCTTCCCAGGGCGACGGCAAGGTGCTGTGGAGACCCTGGTAA
- the LOC121328948 gene encoding taste receptor type 1 member 1-like, translated as MDNGLPWNDPEDLDCVPVQYTQPGDYVIGGLFSLCTTPITGRREGECKCAAVDEMSCHLFQVMRLAVMEINRSDRLLPNVTLGYHVLDCTSEAICLKATLYFVSTKKGLQVNSQSFLYNDKTNVKAVIGPMFSSIALSLGPILSPFLMPQVSYGATNEKLSNKWSYPSFFRTIPSDNNQVKAMLMLLAKFRWNWIALLTSEEDYGEDGGQRLLELASQYGVCVAYKGKFPTATIETRLKDKVWIASEPMTYQAFLEQNAGKLILFPVTQPKLSKELKSELNRKETVKTDMQNETKAVHGCQECSSVIDKGVDGHYEFSVYSAVHAVAHALHQLLGCDSGNCRKDAFHPKDVGILLLVELQKVNFSLLNQSVYFDENGNHLSSYDVVLWDWGVGKVSPTKIGFYSPASETFEVDGSLINWTNNKVILIKDFHLYVCQPCPNGHWSSKGSVLCQPRTLVYLFWTDNVSIILLGVSLLFLLMVSGTAVVFVANLNTPVVRSAGGKISLLMLASLASSCCGVFSNVGEPTVATCQLAVVFALGFTTCLSCITVRSFQLLCIFKLAAKLPNSFDFWVKEQGQYILIFLCTTPQIAISIYLLVSGLPPAEIINNDTVMPICNTSGLVLNLSYIVLLNLFSFACSYMGKKLPDSYNEAKCTAFSLFICITSWISYLTLISVYRGNPAAFNAATMLTTLFAIFGSYFIPKCHAILIRPELNTTTHFQSCIQLYTMQNNTQPKLN; from the exons ATGGACAAT GGTCTTCCGTGGAATGACCCTGAAGATCTGGACTGCGTTCCAGTTCAGTACACTCAGCCTGGGGATTATGTGATAGGGGGATTGTTCTCCTTGTGCACAACCCCGATAACGGGACGCCGTGAAGGCGAGTGTAAATG TGCGGCAGTCGATGAGATGTCATGCCACCTTTTCCAAGTTATGAGACTCGCTGTGATGGAAATTAACAGATCCGACCGCCTGCTTCCCAATGTGACTCTGGGGTACCATGTCTTGGATTGCACCTCCGAGGCGATCTGCTTAAAGGCAACGTTGTACTTTGTTTCAACCAAGAAAGGGCTGCAAGTAAATTCACAGTCCTTCTTGTACAACGATAAAACCAACGTGAAGGCAGTGATCGGCCCCATGTTCAGCAGCATAGCCTTGAGTTTGGGACCCATTCTGAGTCCCTTTCTTATGCCACAG gtcaGCTATGGAGCTACAAATGAGAAATTAAGCAACAAGTGGTCATATCCCTCCTTCTTCCGGACCATTCCCAGCGACAATAACCAAGTCAAGGCAATGCTCATGCTCCTAGCAAAGTTCCGGTGGAACTGGATTGCGCTCCTGACCAGCGAAGAGGACTATGGGGAGGATGGAGGGCAGCGCTTGCTGGAGCTCGCCTCCCAGTATGGGGTTTGCGTCGCGTACAAAGGAAAGTTTCCCACTG CAACGATAGAGACCAGACTGAAAGACAAAGTGTGGATTGCCAGCGAGCCCATGACCTACCAAGCGTTTCTGGAGCAAAACGCTGGCAAGCTTATATTATTCCCAGTCACGCAACCAAAGCTCTCTAAAGAGCTTAAATCTGAATTGAACAGGAAAGAAACCGTTAAGACTGACATGCAGAATGAGACGAAGGCAGTGCATGGCTGTCAGGAATGTAGCTCGGTTATAGATAAGGGAGTCGATGGTCACTACGAATTCAGTGTATATTCTGCTGTGCACGCTGTAGCGCATGCCCTGCACCAGCTACTGGGATGTGACTCTGGAAACTGCCGCAAGGACGCCTTCCATCCCAAAGACGTGGGTATATTG tTGCTGGTGGAGCTGCAAAAGGTGAACTTCTCTCTTCTCAACCAGTCGGTCTATTTTGACGAGAACGGGAACCACCTTTCTAGTTATGACGTCGTTTTGTGGGACTGGGGTGTTGGGAAGGTGTCTCCCACGAAGATTGGGTTTTATAGCCCTGCATCGGAAACCTTTGAGGTCGATGGAAGTTTGATCAACTGGACGAATAACAAGGTGATCTTAATAAAGGACTTCC ATCTCTATGTCTGCCAACCCTGTCCGAACGGACACTGGTCATCTAAAGGAAGTGTCCTTTGCCAGCCCAGAACCCTGGTCTACCTCTTCTGGACGGACAATGTGTCCATAATACTGCTGGGGGTGTCTCTCCTTTTCCTGCTTATGGTTTCAGGCACTGCGGTGGTCTTTGTGGCTAACTTGAATACTCCAGTGGTACGGTCAGCGGGAGGCAAAATCTCCTTACTCATGTTAGCATCGCTGGCATCGTCTTGTTGCGGTGTCTTTTCCAATGTTGGGGAACCCACTGTGGCGACCTGCCAGCTCGCGGTTGTTTTTGCTTTGGGTTTCACAACATGCCTTTCCTGCATCACAGTGAGATCGTTCCAGTTGCTATGTATTTTCAAACTGGCtgcaaagctgcccaattccttTGATTTTTGGGTTAAAGAACAAGGGCAATACATTCTTATCTTTCTGTGCACCACCCCCCAGATTGCTATTTCCATATACCTGCTGGTCAGCGGTTTACCTCCCGCTGAAATCATTAACAATGACACGGTAATGCCAATATGCAATACCTCAGGTCTGGTACTGAATCTGTCTTACATTGTCCTGCTCAACTTGTTCAGCTTCGCTTGTTCGTACATGGGGAAAAAACTTCCAGATAGTTACAACGAGGCCAAGTGCACTGCATTCAGTTTGTTCATATGTATAACCTCATGGATTTCTTATTTGACATTGATTTCTGTATATAGAGGGAATCCAGCCGCTTTTAACGCAGCGACTATGTTGACGACTTTATTTGCAATCTTTGGGAGTTACTTCATCCCTAAATGCCACGCTATCCTGATTAGACCAGAACTGAACACCACTACCCACTTTCAGTCCTGCATCCAGCTGTATACAATGCAGAACAATACGCAGCCCAAGCTCAACTGA
- the LOC121328579 gene encoding taste receptor type 1 member 1-like, producing the protein MAFSSVLLFTHLCAVTLAYSEPSCTETPGSQFEFQQDGDYLIAGLFPVHNSRSITRKIPDLPDCNTELFNKHGYHLMQAMRFALEEINNATSTLLPGVKLGYEAYDICSEMANLLATFNIMSKQNVEHQDELQLRTETHYDPNTIVVIGPDSSTYAFTTASITGYYLMPQISYEASNELLSNKWLYPSFFRTIPTDRYQVRAMLQLLSEFQWTWIALLGSDDDYGTQGVQSLSKLALKYGICIAYQAIIPSYSKDTRAQILQVIKGIDQTNVNAVVVFSTKRKASGFFSLVIEQNITDKVWIGSEDWSMSTLVSMVPKIKSIGSVLGISIKSAEMPGFAEFEARSIESERSKANEEPVCRNETFSEILACCQVCDQCRSLNFTGIPSLLEPFDIQSSFNVYTAVYAVAHALHQLLGCNSGACQKKQVHPWQLLQQMKQVNISIHDAPLYFDNNGDPPTGYDIIAWDWAGDSVSYKVIGSYSPNPERLLINRDLINWNAKDNKTVPTSVCSAECQKGYRRVLTGTHVCCFNCEACPAGTYVNINDVLNCKPCEIHQWSLPESDTCLNRTVEYLPWNDITSVVLLIISVITLLLTVATAGLFLLNLNTPVVKSAGGKTCLLMLSSLACASCSVYGHFGVPTAVGCAFLRELFCIGFTVCLSCVAVRSFQIVCIFKMSGKLPKAYEFWTKNNGPQVFILVSSAIGFLISFLRIVLDRPVPIENYSISPDKIVLDCSGTQSAGSAMETGYVGLLSFLCFAFNYMGKDLPANYNEAKCVTFSLLIYLVSWLGFYTTYAVYKGKYTPAFNTVAVLASVLGILGGYFMPKCYIIVLKPKLNTAAHFQNCIQMYTTKKSEH; encoded by the exons ATGGCCTTTTCTTCTGTCCTCTTATTCACACACTTGTGTGCTGTGACTTTGGCTTACTCTGAACCCAGCTGCACAGAGACGCCCGGATCCCAGTTTGAGTTCCAGCAGGACGGTGATTATTTGATTGCTGGATTATTCCCTGTACACAACTCACGCAGTATAACCAGAAAAATACCTGACCTGCCAGACTGCAATAC TGAACTTTTCAACAAACATGGTTATCATTTGATGCAAGCCATGCGATTTGCCTTGGAAGAAATAAACAATGCCACCAGTACTCTGCTGCCCGGTGTTAAATTGGGATATGAAGCATACGATATCTGTTCAGAGATGGCTAATCTCCTAGCAACATTCAACATCATGTCCAAGCAGAACGTTGAGCACCAAGATGAACTTCAGCTAAGAACTGAGACGCACTATGACCCCAACACTATAGTTGTGATCGGGCCAGACAGCAGCACCTATGCTTTCACCACAGCGAGCATAACGGGATATTACCTGATGCCACAG ATCAGCTATGAGGCTTCCAATGAATTGCTGAGCAACAAATGGTTATACCCGTCTTTCTTCCGCACTATCCCCACCGATAGGTATCAGGTGAGGGCGATGCTTCAGCTTCTGTCAGAGTTTCAGTGGACCTGGATTGCCCTACTGGGAAGTGATGATGACTACGGGACACAGGGGGTGCAGAGTCTATCTAAACTGGCATTGAAATATGGGATCTGCATAGCTTACCAAGCCATTATACCCTCTTACAGCAAAGACACAAGGGCTCAAATCCTACAGGTGATTAAAGGCATTGACCAAACAAATGTGAACGCTGTGGTAGTTTTTTCTACCAAACGCAAAGCCAGCGGGTTCTTCTCACTGGTCATCGAGCAGAACATCACCGACAAAGTGTGGATTGGTTCTGAAGACTGGTCCATGTCCACGTTGGTTTCCATGGTCCCTAAAATCAAAAGCATTGGCAGCGTCCTAGGGATATCCATCAAGTCGGCAGAGATGCCCGGCTTTGCCGAGTTCGAAGCTCGGTCTATTGAATCAGAACGCTCTAAGGCTAACGAGGAACCAGTGTGCCGAAATGAAACTTTCTCCGAGATCCTCGCCTGTTGCCAGGTATGCGACCAGTGCAGGTCGCTGAATTTTACAGGCATCCCATCCCTGCTGGAACCCTTCGATATTCAATCTTCATTTAATGTCTACACTGCTGTGTACGCTGTTGCACACGCACTGCACCAGTTACTAGGCTGCAACTCTGGAGCGTGCCAAAAAAAACAGGTGCACCCCTGGCAG CTCTTGCAACAGATGAAACAGGTTAATATTTCCATTCATGACGCCCCGTTATATTTTGATAATAACGGAGATCCCCCTACCGGCTATGACATAATTGCGTGGGACTGGGCCGGTGACAGCGTATCATACAAGGTGATCGGATCATACAGCCCCAACCCAGAGAGACTGCTAATCAACAGAGACTTGATTAACTGGAATGCCAAGGATAATAAGACA GTGCCCACCTCTGTCTGCTCTGCGGAATGTCAGAAGGGGTACAGAAGAGTCCTGACTGGAACCCATGTCTGCTGCTTCAACTGTGAGGCTTGTCCTGCAGGAACTTATGTAAATATAAATG ATGTTTTGAATTGCAAGCCTTGTGAGATACATCAGTGGTCTCTGCCAGAGAGTGACACCTGCCTCAACCGAACCGTAGAATACCTCCCATGGAATGACATCACTTCGGTAGTGCTGCTAATCATCTCAGTCATTACACTGCTTCTGACAGTAGCTACGGCAGGCCTTTTCCTGCTAAACCTGAACACCCCAGTGGTCAAATCGGCTGGTGGAAAGACGTGCCTGCTCATGTTGTCCTCCCTGGCGTGTGCGTCCTGCAGTGTGTACGGTCACTTTGGCGTCCCAACGGCCGTGGGTTGCGCATTTCTCCGGGAGCTGTTCTGCATCGGCTTCACTGTCTGTCTCTCCTGCGTCGCTGTCAGGTCATTTCAAAtcgtgtgcatttttaaaatgtctgggAAGCTGCCAAAGGCTTACGAGTTCTGGACCAAAAATAACGGCCCGCAGGTATTTATCTTGGTCTCTTCGGCCATTGGGTTCCTTATTTCATTTCTGCGCATTGTCTTGGATCGTCCTGTACCAATTGAAAACTATAGCATCTCTCCTGATAAGATTGTGTTGGATTGCAGTGGGACCCAGTCTGCAGGCTCCGCTATGGAGACAGGGTACGTGGGATTGCTCAGCTTCTTGTGTTTTGCATTTAACTACATGGGGAAAGATTTACCAGCAAACTACAATGAAGCCAAGTGTGTCACATTCAGCCTGTTAATATATTTAGTCTCTTGGCTTGGTTTCTATACCACCTACGCAGTCTACAAAGGAAAGTATACCCCAGCTTTTAACACCGTAGCTGTACTGGCTAGCGTGTTGGGTATACTCGGGGGTTATTTCATGCCCAAGTGTTATATTATTGTGCTGAAACCAAAGCTTAATACTGCAGCGCATTTTCAGAATTGCATTCAAATGTACACTACCAAGAAAAGTGAACATTAA